The Microplitis demolitor isolate Queensland-Clemson2020A chromosome 8, iyMicDemo2.1a, whole genome shotgun sequence genome has a segment encoding these proteins:
- the LOC103572349 gene encoding NEDD8-activating enzyme E1 catalytic subunit: MNSDHTHRRWSHIRKILERSGPFCRPDFEPSPDILEFLMENCKVLVIGAGGLGCELLKNLALMGFRKIDVIDMDTIELSNLNRQFLFRHKDLGFSKAEVAAKFINERVPGCNVTPHCCKIQEKDESFYRQFHIVVCGLDSIVARRWINGMLISLLQYSENDLDQTSVIPMVDGGTEGFKGNARVILPGLSACIECTLDLYPPQTTYPLCTIANTPRLPEHCIEYVKVIQWPKENPYDCVIDGDDPQHINWIYEKSIERATQFGIRGVTYRLVQGVVKNIIPAVASTNATIAATCATEVFKIATSCSASLNNYMVLNNTDGIYTYTYEAEKRTDCLGCSEIPRELEVRDGNIKLKDLIEILCERHDLQMKDPGITANINGKNKTLYMHTVASIEVQTRVNLTKTLTELGLKSDMEINVADVTTPKTKIIKLKFLNDNDVEMV, translated from the exons atgaaCTCAGATCACACTCACAGAAGATGGAGTCATATACGCAAAATACTAGAGCGATCTGGACCATTTTGCCGGCCTGACTTTGAGCCGTCTCCTGACattcttgaatttttgatGGAAAATTGCAAAGTCCTAGTGATTGGGGCTGGTGGATTAGGATGtgaactattaaaaaatttagctctCATGGGATTTAGAAAAATAGATGTCATTGATATGGATACCATTGAACTTTCAAATCTCAACAG GCAGTTTTTGTTCCGCCACAAAGACCTAGGATTTTCAAAAGCCGAAGTTGCCGCCAAGTTCATAAACGAAAGGGTGCCAGGGTGCAACGTGACACCTCACTGTTGCAAGATCCAGGAAAAAGACGAATCATTTTACCGTCAGTTCCACATTGTCGTTTGCGGACTAGATTCAATTGTAGCCCGAAGATGGATCAACGGAATGTTGATATCTCTGCTGCAGTATTCGGAAAATGATTTAGACCAAACCTCAGTAATTCCAATGGTCGACGGTGGTACTGAAGGGTTCAAAGGCAATGCCCGAGTTATTTTACCAGGTTTATCTGCTTGTATCGAGTGTACACTTGATTTGTACCCACCTCAA ACGACGTACCCTCTGTGTACAATAGCCAACACTCCCAGATTACCTGAACACTGCATTGAATACGTAAAAGTTATTCAGTGGCCCAAAGAAAATCCCTACGACTGTGTAATTGATGGCGATGATCCTCAGCACATTAATTGGATTTACGAAAAATCAATTGAACGCGCGACGCAATTCGGTATCCGCGGGGTTACTTACAGACTTGTTCAAGGTGTCGTCAAAAATATCATACCCGCTGTTGCATCAACCAACGCAACAATAGCCGCCACCTGTGCTACTgaagttttcaaaattgctaCCAGTTGTAGCGCatcattgaataattatatg GTGTTAAACAACACGGACGGTATTTACACGTACACTTATGAGGCTGAAAAGAGGACTGATTGTCTAGGGTGCAGTGAAATACCTCGGGAGCTTGAAGTACGTGACGGTAACATAAAATTGAAGgatttgattgaaatattGTGCGAGCGTCATGATCTGCAGATGAAAGATCCTGGAATTACTGCGAACatcaatggaaaaaataaaacactttATATGCACACTGTTGCGAGTATCGAAGTACAGACGCGTGTAAATTTAACCAAAACGCTGACGGAGTTGGGATTGAAAAGTGATATGGAAATAAATGTTGCGGATGTAACGACTCCTaagactaaaataattaaattaaaatttttaaacgacaATGATGTTGAGATGGTTTGa
- the LOC103572351 gene encoding proliferation-associated protein 2G4 — translation MADKDENEKTIEQDLVVTKYKMAGAIVNQVLKQVLEKCVAGASVRETCEYADSLLLEETSKVFKKEKELKKGIAFPTCISVNNCICHFSPIASEPDLILKDDDMVKVDLGAHVDGFIAVVAHTIVIGSSPEKKVTGRKADVALAAHYASQAALRLLKPDTETYAITGTVEKICEAYKCKPIEGMLSHQLKQFKIDGEKTIIQNPNDAQKKEHEKYTLETHEVYAMDVLVSTGEGVGREQDTRVTIYKKTEETYQLKLKTSRMFYSEVTHKHGLMPFNLRTFEDEKKAKMAVVECVNHKLIEPFQVLYEKPNEYVAQFKFTVLLMPTGPHKITGLPFEIDSFQSDCVVEDPELKMLLNSSANPKSAKKKKKKAEKQVVGEVAMEVDAKA, via the exons ATGGCGGACAAAGACGAAAACGAGAAGACAATCGAACAAGACTTGGTCGTTACCAAGTATAAAATGGCCGGCGCAATTGTTAACC AGGTTCTGAAACAGGTCCTGGAAAAATGCGTCGCCGGTGCATCTGTCAGGGAGACTTGCGAGTACGCTGACAGTTTGTTGCTCGAAGAGACtagtaaagtttttaaaaaggaGAAGGAATTGAAGAAGGGTATCGCCTTTCCGACCTGCATATCTGTTAACAATTGCATTTGTCATTTCTCACCTATTGCCAGCGAGCCAgatcttattttaaaagatgACGATATGGTAAAAgt tGATCTGGGTGCACACGTTGATGGTTTTATTGCTGTTGTCGCACACACTATTGTCATCGGTTCTTCTCCAGAGAAAAAAGTCACTGGTAGGAAAGCTGATGTAGCTTTAGCTGCACATTATGCTTCTCAAGCTGCCTTAAGACTGTTGAAACCAGATACTGAG ACGTACGCAATAACGGGAACGGTTGAAAAAATATGCGAGGCGTACAAATGCAAGCCGATAGAGGGTATGTTGAGTCACCAGCTCAAGCAATTCAAAATAGACGGTGAGAAAACAATAATACAGAACCCAAATGACGCACAAAAAAAGGAGCATGAAAAGTACACGTTGGAGACTCACGAAGTTTACGCGATGGACGTACTGGTAAGCACCGGTGAGGGTGTGGGACGTGAGCAAGACACCCGTGTtacgatttacaaaaaaactgAAGAGACGTATCAgctgaaattaaaaacttcCCGCATGTTTTACTCAGAAGTTACACACAAACATGGACTTATGCCTTTTAATTTGCGCACCTTCGAAGACGAGAAGAAAGCCAAAATGGCTGTTGTCGAGTGTGTTAATCACAAACTGATTGAGCCGTTCCAAGTTTTGTATGAAAAACCTAATGAGTATGTTGCCCAGTTCAAATTTACAGTGTTGCTGATGCCAACTGGTCCTCACAAAATAACTGGATTGCCGTTTGAAATCGATTCATTCCAGTCAGATTGCGTTGTAGAAGATCCCGAGCTCaag ATGCTTCTTAATTCATCGGCAAACCCAAAATCAgcaaagaagaagaaaaagaaggcAGAGAAACAAGTCGTAGGCGAAGTTGCCATGGAAGTTGATGCCAAGGCTTAA
- the LOC103572352 gene encoding MICOS complex subunit MIC13 homolog QIL1 yields the protein MGIIRFAVKSSVAGGLVYWTVQEGLWGSSDDSINFYNRIYSTVAPYVKNNIPKEVVNELPELPSVNAMANCAGCMWNKGVKTSIRFIADLPDHISNGIESIKSMPALQAPVDSSSDEKTAVKKDKK from the exons ATGGGAATCATTAG atTTGCTGTTAAATCGAGTGTAGCTGGTGGACTAGTTTATTGGACTGTCCAAGAAGGATTATGGGGAAGTTCAGATGACagcataaatttttacaacagAATTTACTCGACGGTTGCACCTtatgtcaaaaataatatacccaAGGAAGTAGTCAACgag cttccAGAGTTACCGAGTGTCAACGCCATGGCAAATTGTGCTGGATGTATGTGGAATAAAGGCGTAAAAACAAGTATAAGATTTATTGCTGACTTACCAGATCATATATCCAATGGAATCGAATCAATAAAATCAATGCCTGCATTGCAAGCTCCAGTTGACAGTTCAAGTGACGAAAAAACAGCTGttaaaaaggataaaaaataa